The Desulfohalovibrio reitneri genome contains a region encoding:
- a CDS encoding DUF362 domain-containing protein gives MDRRSFLTLAGAAWFASNLWGRGLWAATATPDAAVVTGGPGEAARAAVEMLGGMGRFVKPGQKVVIKPNMSFPTPPEKGANTHPAVVQAIAAMCSEVGAAEIHILDNPLSSAERCLEASGIQEACRDMGGRVQALTADRFYKEADIEAGEDMKENAFVREVLEADVLIAAPTAKSHGATGVSLGLKGMMGLIRDRGAMHWRYDLDTAIVDLNTRLKADLTVVDGMFVLSTGGPYGPGKVLKEDTVIASPDPVAADALAVEAFAWYGRRFEARQVKHVRLAAERGLGSMDTASLRVKRLAL, from the coding sequence ATGGACAGACGGTCTTTCCTCACCCTGGCGGGCGCTGCCTGGTTCGCCTCGAACCTTTGGGGGCGCGGGCTGTGGGCCGCGACCGCCACCCCGGACGCGGCAGTCGTCACCGGAGGTCCAGGCGAGGCCGCCCGCGCGGCGGTGGAGATGCTGGGCGGCATGGGCCGCTTCGTGAAACCCGGACAGAAGGTTGTCATCAAGCCCAACATGAGCTTTCCCACGCCGCCGGAGAAGGGAGCCAACACCCACCCGGCCGTGGTGCAGGCCATCGCGGCCATGTGCTCCGAGGTGGGCGCGGCGGAAATCCACATCCTGGACAACCCGCTCTCCTCGGCTGAACGCTGCCTTGAAGCCTCCGGCATCCAGGAGGCTTGCAGGGATATGGGCGGGCGCGTGCAGGCCCTGACCGCGGACCGCTTCTACAAGGAGGCGGACATCGAGGCGGGCGAGGACATGAAGGAGAACGCCTTCGTGCGCGAGGTGCTGGAGGCGGACGTGCTCATCGCCGCGCCCACGGCCAAGTCGCACGGCGCCACCGGCGTCAGCCTGGGGCTGAAGGGCATGATGGGCCTCATCCGCGACCGGGGCGCGATGCATTGGCGCTACGACCTGGACACGGCCATCGTGGACCTCAACACCCGCCTCAAGGCGGACCTGACCGTGGTGGACGGCATGTTCGTGCTCTCCACCGGCGGCCCCTACGGCCCGGGCAAGGTGCTCAAGGAGGACACGGTCATCGCCTCGCCCGACCCCGTGGCGGCCGACGCCCTGGCCGTGGAGGCCTTCGCCTGGTACGGCCGCCGGTTCGAGGCGCGCCAGGTCAAGCACGTGCGCCTGGCGGCGGAGCGCGGCCTGGGCAGCATGGACACCGCCTCCCTGCGGGTGAAGCGGCTGGCCCTGTAG
- a CDS encoding 4Fe-4S dicluster domain-containing protein — protein sequence MAARRTVQALCLALFLFLVWGGSSWLLDGLLPRDLLVRFDPAVFLGTALAARELTVLFLPAVVVLLSAPLLGRAFCGWVCPLGSTLDGARRITGGKAQRLPGWAARLKYGVLTAVLGAAALGIPLVFWAAPLPLAARFYALGLGGPASHAADLGLRLSLEWNLGLPAFPDFKPRAYATMVFILALFGLLFWLAKRWPRVWCRVCCPAGAALAVLSRKPLLRRRVAESCTGCGACLRVCPTGAIDEEHPAQTFPAECLQCRRCQAACPVGAVGYLPAGTPPEEAPSPMRRALLVGGAAGLGLGALGLAGPSLATAKGVVRPPGSPPEPEFLARCVRCGLCAAVCPTNTLQPAWLGAGVLGAFSPKVTPVVGYCDPRCHACADVCPTRAILPAASGQRSQAKLGTAEVIKKRCLAWEKHRKCLVCDEVCPYDAVSLKPEEGNPVRVPHVDAKRCAGCGNCEKHCPVPVPKAIVVRAEGAVRVNHGRLAEAARAHGLKLELEPEKPGGGYPLPPTPGGAADGGEDSGGLPPGFTR from the coding sequence ATGGCCGCGCGACGGACGGTCCAGGCACTCTGCCTGGCCCTCTTTCTCTTCCTGGTCTGGGGCGGAAGTTCCTGGCTCCTGGACGGCCTGCTGCCCCGCGACCTGCTGGTCCGCTTCGACCCGGCCGTTTTCCTGGGAACCGCCCTGGCCGCCAGGGAACTGACCGTCCTTTTCCTGCCCGCCGTGGTGGTGCTGCTTTCCGCGCCGCTTTTGGGCCGCGCATTCTGCGGCTGGGTCTGTCCCCTGGGCTCCACCCTGGACGGCGCGCGGCGAATCACCGGCGGCAAGGCCCAAAGACTGCCCGGGTGGGCGGCCCGCCTCAAGTACGGCGTGCTTACGGCCGTCCTCGGCGCGGCCGCTCTGGGCATCCCCCTTGTCTTCTGGGCCGCCCCCCTGCCCCTGGCCGCCCGCTTCTACGCCCTTGGCCTGGGCGGTCCGGCCAGCCATGCCGCCGACCTGGGGCTGCGCCTCTCCCTGGAATGGAACCTGGGACTGCCCGCTTTCCCTGACTTCAAGCCCCGCGCATACGCCACCATGGTCTTCATTCTGGCCCTGTTCGGCCTGCTTTTCTGGCTGGCGAAGCGCTGGCCACGGGTGTGGTGCCGGGTCTGCTGCCCGGCCGGGGCGGCCCTGGCCGTGCTCTCGCGCAAACCGCTGCTGCGGCGGCGGGTGGCCGAATCCTGCACGGGCTGCGGAGCCTGTTTGCGCGTCTGCCCCACGGGGGCCATCGACGAGGAACACCCCGCCCAAACCTTCCCGGCGGAATGCCTGCAATGCCGCCGCTGCCAGGCGGCCTGCCCCGTGGGCGCGGTGGGCTATCTGCCCGCCGGGACGCCGCCGGAGGAGGCCCCCTCCCCCATGCGCCGCGCCCTGCTGGTCGGAGGCGCGGCCGGGCTTGGCTTAGGCGCGCTGGGGCTGGCCGGACCCTCCCTGGCCACGGCCAAGGGAGTGGTGCGCCCCCCGGGCAGTCCGCCCGAGCCGGAGTTTCTGGCCCGCTGCGTGCGCTGCGGGCTGTGCGCCGCGGTCTGCCCCACCAACACCCTCCAGCCCGCCTGGCTCGGGGCCGGGGTGCTGGGAGCCTTCAGCCCCAAGGTCACGCCGGTGGTGGGCTACTGCGATCCCCGCTGCCACGCCTGCGCCGATGTCTGCCCCACCCGGGCCATCCTGCCCGCCGCTTCCGGGCAGCGTTCCCAGGCCAAGCTGGGCACGGCCGAGGTGATCAAAAAGCGCTGCCTGGCCTGGGAGAAGCACCGCAAGTGTTTAGTCTGCGACGAGGTCTGCCCGTACGACGCCGTCTCCCTCAAGCCCGAGGAGGGCAACCCGGTGCGGGTGCCCCACGTGGACGCCAAGCGGTGCGCGGGCTGCGGCAACTGCGAGAAGCACTGCCCCGTGCCCGTGCCCAAGGCCATCGTGGTGCGGGCCGAGGGCGCGGTGCGGGTGAACCACGGACGGTTGGCGGAAGCCGCCCGGGCGCACGGGCTGAAGCTGGAGCTGGAGCCGGAGAAGCCCGGCGGCGGCTACCCCCTGCCGCCCACCCCGGGAGGCGCGGCGGACGGCGGAGAGGACTCCGGCGGGCTGCCGCCGGGGTTCACGCGCTAG
- a CDS encoding ATP-binding protein, with the protein MREIEAPLERLRYFRSQLAVDDSLAEELSPYRDAFAERRRDMAEDLFQAIKNIAQTKIVLQHQTSETRLKHNWSGWYQRLWMNPNTDEFLASLWRSGSKHVSFGVDHRFISLAYFQARRFTHGLIQELVPVEDQARVMLAADRLFDLCTLVETDAFIQSNSKCELDVMSGVAHQIRNPLTIIGGNAMRVQREAREGSRERQASQTILDEAKRLERMVRNVGVYIGALSSVPGFVEIDLEDVLERASETLRRENNLTKYSLDIVLTEDNRRVQGDPEMLTTLFSHLLQNAVEALDPDDPSITVTSGKCPASPNFVAIRIRNSGSLPQDTDVEELFTPFHSTKSFGTGFGLPIARLATRKNFGSLDIRSEEGGVVAEVTLPRPGTIDESGLFFRA; encoded by the coding sequence ATGCGCGAGATCGAAGCCCCCCTGGAGCGGTTGCGGTACTTCCGCAGCCAGTTGGCGGTTGACGATTCACTGGCTGAAGAACTGTCCCCCTACCGCGACGCCTTCGCCGAGCGACGCCGGGACATGGCCGAGGACCTCTTCCAGGCCATCAAGAACATCGCCCAGACCAAAATCGTCCTGCAGCACCAGACCTCCGAGACCAGGCTGAAACACAACTGGTCCGGCTGGTACCAGCGGTTGTGGATGAATCCAAATACGGACGAGTTTCTGGCCTCCCTGTGGCGCAGCGGCAGCAAGCACGTCTCCTTCGGCGTGGACCACCGCTTCATCTCCCTGGCCTACTTCCAGGCCCGGCGCTTCACCCACGGGCTCATCCAGGAGCTTGTGCCGGTGGAGGACCAGGCCCGGGTCATGCTGGCCGCGGACCGTCTTTTCGACCTCTGCACCCTGGTGGAGACAGACGCCTTCATCCAGTCCAACTCCAAGTGCGAACTGGACGTCATGTCCGGCGTGGCCCACCAGATACGCAACCCCCTGACCATCATCGGGGGCAACGCCATGCGGGTGCAGCGGGAAGCCCGGGAAGGGTCCCGCGAGCGGCAAGCCTCGCAGACCATCCTGGACGAGGCCAAACGACTGGAGCGCATGGTCCGCAACGTTGGGGTGTACATCGGGGCGCTCTCTTCGGTTCCCGGCTTTGTGGAAATCGACCTGGAGGACGTGCTGGAGCGGGCCTCGGAGACCCTCAGGCGGGAAAACAATCTTACGAAGTACAGCCTCGACATCGTCCTCACCGAGGACAACCGCCGCGTGCAGGGCGATCCGGAAATGCTGACCACCCTCTTCTCGCACCTGCTGCAGAACGCGGTGGAAGCCCTGGACCCGGACGACCCCTCCATCACTGTCACCTCAGGAAAGTGCCCCGCCTCTCCCAACTTCGTGGCCATACGAATCCGCAACTCCGGCTCCCTGCCCCAGGACACGGACGTGGAGGAACTCTTCACCCCCTTTCATTCCACCAAGTCCTTCGGTACGGGCTTCGGCCTGCCCATAGCCCGCCTGGCCACGCGAAAGAACTTCGGCTCCCTGGACATCCGCTCCGAGGAGGGCGGCGTGGTGGCCGAGGTGACTCTGCCCAGGCCGGGCACCATAGACGAATCCGGACTCTTTTTCAGGGCCTAG
- a CDS encoding DMT family transporter has protein sequence MAWFPVALAVALLAATEAALAKRLFGDLPPLQMAAAPLFYAAPLFLLLLPLALSRPAPDPAFWSTYLWLLPLNAAGFLCHMAAVNLAPISLVMPYLSFTPVFVLLTGFLILGETASWAGVGGVLLVVLGSWVLNAAEARKGPLAPLKALWRQPGARLMLAASLLYSLCAVLGKKLILHSDPVFTAVFFFLGFGGLTLVGLRLTGRIRFAPLLARPRAGAALGLTVAVHVFCHLWAISLVQAAYMISVKRLSGLFSVIYGGLLFREKNLSLRMAGAFFMFLGALAITLGG, from the coding sequence ATGGCCTGGTTTCCAGTGGCCCTGGCCGTGGCCTTGCTGGCGGCCACCGAGGCCGCCCTGGCCAAGCGGCTCTTCGGCGACCTGCCGCCCTTGCAAATGGCCGCGGCCCCGCTCTTCTACGCCGCCCCGCTCTTTTTGCTTCTCCTGCCCCTGGCGCTGAGCCGCCCCGCTCCGGACCCCGCCTTCTGGTCCACCTACCTCTGGCTTTTGCCCCTCAATGCGGCGGGATTCCTCTGCCACATGGCGGCCGTGAACCTGGCCCCCATCTCCCTGGTCATGCCCTACCTCTCCTTCACCCCGGTCTTCGTGCTGCTGACCGGCTTCCTCATCCTGGGCGAGACCGCCAGCTGGGCCGGGGTTGGCGGCGTGCTGCTGGTGGTGCTGGGCAGCTGGGTACTCAACGCCGCCGAGGCCAGGAAGGGACCGCTGGCCCCGCTCAAGGCGCTGTGGCGGCAACCCGGGGCGCGGCTCATGCTGGCCGCCTCCCTGCTCTACTCCCTGTGCGCGGTGCTGGGGAAGAAGCTCATCCTGCACTCGGACCCTGTCTTCACCGCCGTATTCTTCTTCCTGGGCTTCGGCGGCCTGACCCTGGTCGGGCTACGGCTCACGGGCCGCATCCGCTTCGCCCCCCTGCTGGCACGCCCGCGAGCCGGGGCCGCCCTTGGCCTGACCGTGGCCGTCCACGTCTTTTGCCATCTGTGGGCCATCTCCCTGGTGCAGGCCGCCTACATGATCTCGGTGAAGCGATTGTCCGGTCTTTTCAGCGTCATCTACGGGGGGTTGCTCTTTCGGGAAAAAAACCTCAGCCTGAGAATGGCCGGGGCTTTTTTCATGTTCCTCGGCGCCCTGGCCATCACCCTGGGAGGCTGA
- a CDS encoding phosphatidylserine decarboxylase family protein, which translates to MRPAHAQFRPEGLPFACLCALAVVAFALLEWSLLALLALALTGFVVNFFRDPERIPPEDSALAVAPADGRVVLVGEREDPMTGERRVCVGIFMNVFNVHVNRMPVAGEISRIAYHPGVFFNASLDKASEDNERNAVALEDDEGRSWTMVQIAGLVARRIVCQAELGDRLGRGERFGMIKFGSRVDLYLPHDYQPLVGVGERVLAGQTAVAAPRRAD; encoded by the coding sequence ATGAGGCCCGCCCACGCCCAATTCCGGCCCGAGGGACTGCCCTTCGCCTGCTTGTGCGCCCTGGCGGTGGTGGCTTTCGCTCTGCTCGAATGGTCCCTGTTGGCACTGCTTGCCCTGGCGCTGACCGGCTTCGTGGTCAATTTTTTTCGCGACCCGGAGCGCATCCCGCCCGAGGACTCCGCCCTGGCGGTGGCCCCGGCCGACGGCAGGGTCGTGCTCGTGGGGGAGCGCGAGGACCCCATGACAGGGGAGCGGCGCGTGTGCGTCGGAATCTTCATGAACGTATTCAACGTGCACGTGAACCGAATGCCTGTGGCCGGGGAGATTTCCCGCATCGCGTACCATCCCGGCGTCTTCTTCAACGCCTCCCTGGACAAGGCCAGCGAGGACAACGAGCGCAACGCCGTGGCCCTGGAGGACGATGAAGGCCGCTCCTGGACCATGGTGCAGATCGCCGGGCTGGTGGCCAGGCGCATCGTCTGCCAAGCGGAGCTTGGCGACAGGCTGGGCCGGGGGGAGCGGTTCGGCATGATCAAGTTCGGCTCCCGAGTTGACCTCTACCTCCCGCATGACTATCAGCCCCTTGTCGGCGTCGGCGAGAGGGTCCTTGCGGGACAGACCGCGGTGGCCGCGCCACGCCGGGCCGACTGA
- a CDS encoding aldo/keto reductase, translated as MDQEATALPTTPFGHGGPAVTRVGLGGEGVLRTFGEDAGARSVIREARKLGVTYFDTAPAYSGSQSYLGAYWREHPGERERVFHTSKSARRDHEGALADLRDSLERLGTDHLDLWQIHDVRTQEDVERIAAPDGALAAFLRAREEGRAGRIGVTGHHDPEVLLRCVEEWPLDAVLLPVNPVEGALGGFLDKVLPAARAKGMAVVGMKVFGGGHYLNPKAYLTPTLLLRYALSQDIDVAIIGCGLADHVRTMAEIAAGFQPMPPEAQEELLDSFRPHAARMVFYRGVT; from the coding sequence ATGGACCAAGAAGCGACCGCCCTGCCCACCACGCCATTCGGACACGGCGGCCCGGCCGTTACCAGGGTCGGCCTGGGCGGCGAGGGCGTTCTGCGCACCTTTGGCGAGGACGCCGGAGCGCGCTCGGTGATCCGGGAAGCCAGGAAGCTGGGCGTGACCTACTTCGACACCGCCCCGGCCTACTCTGGCAGCCAGTCCTACCTGGGAGCCTACTGGCGGGAACACCCCGGCGAGCGCGAACGGGTGTTCCACACCTCCAAGTCCGCCCGCCGCGACCACGAGGGGGCCCTGGCCGACCTGCGCGACAGCCTGGAGCGGCTGGGCACGGACCATCTGGACCTGTGGCAAATCCACGACGTGCGCACCCAGGAGGACGTGGAGCGCATCGCCGCGCCGGACGGAGCGCTGGCGGCCTTCCTGCGGGCGCGCGAGGAAGGCCGCGCTGGCCGCATCGGCGTGACCGGCCACCACGACCCCGAGGTGCTGCTGCGCTGCGTCGAGGAGTGGCCCCTGGACGCGGTGCTGCTGCCGGTGAACCCGGTGGAAGGCGCGCTGGGCGGCTTTCTGGACAAGGTGCTGCCCGCCGCCCGGGCCAAGGGCATGGCCGTGGTGGGCATGAAGGTCTTCGGCGGCGGCCACTACCTCAACCCCAAGGCCTATCTCACTCCCACCCTGCTGCTGCGCTACGCCCTCTCCCAGGACATCGACGTGGCCATCATCGGCTGCGGCCTGGCCGACCACGTCCGCACCATGGCGGAGATCGCAGCCGGATTCCAGCCCATGCCGCCCGAGGCGCAGGAGGAACTGCTGGACTCCTTCCGCCCTCACGCCGCCCGCATGGTCTTCTACCGCGGCGTGACCTGA
- a CDS encoding 2-isopropylmalate synthase: protein MSERVHIFDTTLRDGEQSPGATMNHNEKVRLARQLERLGVDVIEAGFPAASKGDFEAVQAIARSLEKPIVAGLCRSLPADIERAWEAIKDARRPRIHTFLATSPIHMEFKLGKTPEQVLEMARAAVRTARNFTDDVEFSAEDASRSDREFLARVAEAVIEEGATVVNIPDTVGYAQPQEFGDLIRYLRENVPNADKATFSVHCHNDLGLALANTLAAIDNGARQAEVTLSGIGERAGNCALEQLVMSLNVRRDLHDFETGVDSEQIHPSCRLLSLIIGQGISAYQPIIGRNAFAHESGIHQDGMLKHRQTYEIMTPESIGRAGTDIVLGKHSGRNAIGSKLSELGFSLDEEQKQQVFDAVKTLADKKKRIYDEDMEAIVLEEVYRLKGKYRLRALSVQTGTSGGVPPTAAVVMDVDGEERKLSGFGMGPVDAIYNTICEMVGYRPTQEQFNISAITGGTDAQGEVVVRLAHNGQSAVGRGSDGDIIVACAKAYLNAFNRLGMKEERKWAQL, encoded by the coding sequence ATGAGCGAACGCGTCCACATTTTCGACACCACCCTGCGCGACGGCGAACAATCGCCCGGCGCCACCATGAACCACAACGAGAAGGTCCGCCTGGCCCGCCAGCTCGAACGGCTGGGCGTGGACGTCATTGAGGCGGGCTTCCCGGCCGCCTCCAAGGGGGACTTCGAGGCGGTGCAGGCCATCGCCCGCAGCCTGGAGAAGCCCATCGTGGCCGGGCTGTGCCGCAGCCTGCCCGCGGACATCGAGCGCGCCTGGGAGGCCATCAAAGACGCGCGTCGGCCCCGCATCCACACCTTCCTGGCCACCTCGCCCATCCACATGGAATTCAAGCTGGGCAAGACCCCGGAGCAGGTGCTGGAGATGGCCCGCGCGGCCGTGCGCACGGCCCGCAACTTCACCGACGACGTGGAGTTCTCGGCCGAGGACGCCTCCCGCTCCGACCGCGAGTTCCTGGCCCGGGTGGCCGAGGCGGTCATCGAAGAAGGGGCCACGGTGGTCAACATCCCGGACACCGTGGGCTACGCCCAGCCCCAGGAGTTTGGCGACCTCATCCGCTACCTGCGCGAGAACGTGCCCAACGCGGACAAGGCCACCTTCTCCGTGCACTGCCACAACGACCTGGGCCTGGCCCTGGCCAACACCCTGGCGGCCATCGACAACGGCGCCCGCCAAGCCGAGGTGACGCTCTCCGGCATCGGCGAGCGGGCGGGCAACTGCGCCCTGGAGCAGCTGGTCATGTCCCTCAACGTGCGGCGCGACCTGCACGACTTCGAGACCGGGGTTGACTCCGAGCAGATTCACCCCTCCTGCCGCCTGCTCTCGCTGATCATCGGGCAGGGCATTTCCGCCTACCAGCCCATCATCGGCCGCAACGCTTTCGCCCACGAGTCCGGCATCCACCAGGACGGCATGCTCAAGCACCGCCAGACCTACGAGATCATGACTCCCGAGAGCATCGGCCGGGCTGGCACGGACATCGTGCTGGGCAAGCACTCCGGCCGCAACGCCATCGGCAGCAAGCTCTCCGAGCTGGGCTTCTCCCTGGACGAGGAGCAGAAGCAGCAGGTCTTCGACGCGGTCAAGACCCTGGCCGACAAGAAGAAGCGCATCTACGACGAGGACATGGAGGCCATCGTCCTGGAGGAGGTCTACCGCCTCAAGGGCAAGTACCGCCTGCGCGCCCTGAGCGTGCAGACCGGCACCTCCGGCGGCGTGCCGCCCACGGCCGCCGTGGTCATGGACGTGGACGGCGAGGAGCGCAAGCTCTCAGGCTTCGGCATGGGCCCGGTGGACGCCATCTACAACACCATTTGCGAGATGGTGGGCTATCGGCCCACCCAGGAACAATTCAACATCAGCGCCATCACCGGCGGCACCGACGCCCAGGGCGAGGTGGTCGTGCGGCTGGCCCACAACGGCCAGTCGGCGGTGGGGCGCGGTTCCGACGGAGACATCATCGTGGCCTGCGCCAAGGCCTATCTCAACGCGTTCAACCGCCTGGGCATGAAGGAGGAGAGGAAATGGGCGCAACTGTAG
- a CDS encoding YbgA family protein gives MPDTIKLGVSSCLLGNNVRYDSGHQLDRWIHDELGRFVEFVPVCPEVESGLPIPREAMRLVGDPDNPRLVGRRSGEDFTERVRGFSREVLPRLADEDLCGFIFKAKSPSSGMERVKVYTEQGMPDPKGVGIFAREFMDRFPLLPVEDDGRLHDPRLRENFIERVFVMKRWRDYLESGSGLGGLVDFHTNHKLLLLSHSQKHYREMGKLVAAGKEYPLEDLVDNYQRLLMEALSIKANPKSHFNTLEHVAGHFKDDLTPDERQELREILQQYKDRHVPLIVPATLINHYVRKYGKEYLARQVYLHPHPVELHLRNHV, from the coding sequence ATGCCAGACACCATCAAGCTCGGCGTCAGTTCCTGCCTGCTGGGCAACAACGTCCGCTACGACTCGGGCCACCAGCTCGACCGCTGGATACACGACGAACTCGGTCGCTTCGTGGAATTCGTGCCCGTCTGCCCGGAGGTGGAGAGCGGGCTGCCCATCCCCCGCGAGGCCATGCGGCTGGTGGGCGATCCGGACAACCCCAGGCTGGTGGGCCGCCGCTCCGGCGAGGACTTCACGGAACGGGTTCGCGGCTTCAGCCGCGAGGTGCTGCCCCGCCTGGCCGATGAGGACCTCTGCGGCTTCATCTTCAAGGCCAAGAGTCCCTCTTCCGGCATGGAACGGGTCAAGGTCTACACGGAGCAGGGCATGCCCGACCCCAAGGGCGTGGGCATCTTCGCCAGGGAGTTCATGGACCGCTTTCCCCTGCTGCCGGTGGAGGACGACGGCCGCCTGCACGACCCCCGGTTGCGAGAGAACTTCATCGAGCGGGTCTTCGTCATGAAACGCTGGCGGGACTACCTGGAATCAGGCTCGGGACTCGGCGGGCTGGTGGACTTCCACACCAACCACAAACTCCTCCTGCTCTCGCACAGCCAGAAGCATTACCGCGAAATGGGCAAGCTGGTGGCCGCGGGCAAGGAGTACCCGCTTGAGGATCTGGTGGACAACTACCAGCGCCTTCTCATGGAGGCCCTGTCCATCAAGGCCAACCCAAAGAGCCACTTCAACACCCTGGAGCACGTGGCCGGCCACTTCAAGGACGACCTCACCCCGGACGAGCGGCAAGAGCTGCGAGAAATCCTGCAACAGTACAAGGATCGCCACGTCCCTCTCATCGTGCCCGCCACCCTCATCAACCACTACGTGCGCAAATACGGCAAGGAGTACCTGGCCAGGCAGGTCTACCTCCATCCACACCCGGTTGAACTGCACCTGCGCAATCATGTGTGA
- a CDS encoding HAD family hydrolase produces MDNPHSIRCLFFDFGGVVAEEGFVAGLHAIAADQGLDPDRFFNDVRDVIFQNGYVTGHCSEMDFWSDLRGQLGVKGSGKDLRREILSRFRLRPHMLHLARLLREEGLKVAILSDQTNWLDELQAELGFAMYFDSVFNSYHYGYHKGQPEFFKIALRDMDAKADESLLVDDAGVNVRTARESGLHAIQYEDLHQFTRDFETYFPGLLERAHEESEGDDA; encoded by the coding sequence ATGGACAATCCCCATTCCATCCGCTGCCTGTTTTTCGACTTCGGCGGAGTCGTGGCCGAGGAGGGGTTCGTGGCGGGTCTCCATGCCATCGCCGCTGACCAGGGCCTGGACCCGGACCGCTTCTTCAACGACGTGCGCGACGTCATCTTTCAGAACGGCTACGTCACCGGCCACTGCTCGGAGATGGACTTCTGGAGCGACCTGCGTGGACAGCTCGGCGTGAAGGGCTCCGGCAAGGATTTGCGCCGGGAGATTCTCTCCCGTTTCCGGCTTCGCCCCCACATGCTGCACCTGGCTCGCCTGCTGCGGGAGGAGGGACTCAAGGTGGCCATCCTTTCGGATCAGACCAACTGGCTGGACGAGCTGCAGGCGGAGTTGGGCTTCGCCATGTATTTCGACAGCGTGTTCAACAGCTACCACTACGGCTATCACAAGGGGCAGCCGGAGTTCTTCAAAATCGCCCTGCGCGACATGGACGCCAAGGCGGACGAGAGCCTGCTGGTGGACGACGCCGGGGTCAACGTGCGCACCGCCCGCGAGAGCGGGCTGCACGCCATCCAGTATGAGGATCTGCACCAGTTCACCCGGGATTTCGAGACCTACTTCCCCGGCCTGCTCGAACGCGCCCACGAAGAATCGGAAGGAGACGACGCATGA
- the pssA gene encoding CDP-diacylglycerol--serine O-phosphatidyltransferase gives MEDKFIAKPRGKGVYILPNLMTTASLFAGFLGLTLAVDGRFGLAAVAVFVSFVLDGLDGKIARLTKTTSEFGVQLDSLADLVAFGVSPSLLLYLWKLQEYGRLGLAAAFLFTACAALRLARFNIQTKTSGKLLFTGLPTPAAGCTVAALVLFEQNLPGEAGAVLGPVGLVLAYGLSFLMVSRVRYFSFKEYGWLRAHALSALVAAVLLFVVVASQPTLLLFPLLGAYVLSGPIYTFLVLPRRRPGLFGEGRGESRDEPEESSGTS, from the coding sequence ATGGAAGACAAGTTCATCGCCAAGCCCCGCGGAAAGGGCGTCTACATCCTGCCCAATCTCATGACCACGGCCAGCCTGTTCGCCGGCTTCCTGGGCCTTACCCTGGCCGTGGACGGCCGCTTCGGCCTGGCCGCCGTGGCCGTGTTCGTCTCTTTCGTGCTGGACGGCCTGGACGGCAAGATCGCCAGGCTGACCAAGACCACCTCGGAGTTCGGCGTGCAGCTGGACTCCTTGGCCGACCTGGTGGCCTTCGGCGTTTCCCCGTCGCTTCTGCTCTACCTGTGGAAGCTGCAGGAGTACGGCCGGCTGGGGCTGGCCGCCGCTTTCCTCTTCACCGCCTGCGCCGCCCTGCGCCTGGCGCGGTTCAACATCCAGACCAAGACCTCGGGCAAACTGCTCTTCACCGGCCTGCCCACCCCGGCCGCGGGTTGCACCGTGGCCGCCCTGGTGCTCTTCGAGCAGAACCTGCCCGGGGAGGCGGGGGCAGTCCTCGGACCGGTGGGGCTGGTGCTGGCCTACGGGCTCTCCTTCCTCATGGTCTCCCGGGTGCGCTACTTCTCCTTCAAGGAGTACGGCTGGCTGCGGGCCCACGCCCTGTCCGCCCTGGTGGCGGCTGTGCTGCTCTTCGTGGTGGTGGCCTCCCAGCCCACCCTGCTGCTTTTCCCGCTTTTGGGGGCCTACGTGCTTTCCGGTCCCATCTACACCTTCCTTGTCCTGCCGCGCCGCCGTCCCGGCCTGTTCGGCGAGGGCAGGGGGGAATCACGCGATGAGCCGGAAGAGAGCAGTGGAACCTCTTGA